In one candidate division TA06 bacterium genomic region, the following are encoded:
- the ligA gene encoding NAD-dependent DNA ligase LigA: protein MVSKKDLQKKAEELRRQINYHDYRYYVLNDPVISDVEYDTLMRELKELEKNQPELITPDSPTQRVGGQPTEGFPPVEHKVPMLSLDNTYSHDELRDFDGRVKKTLEKVSYRYVAEPKVDGVAVSLKYENGIFVLGSTRGNGVVGDDITANLKTINSIPLHILTDDKDLLNIEVRGEVYISRAGFQRLNAEREEEGQNLFANPRNAAAGSLKQLNPRIVAKRRLNIFVHSIAKPPSERFGSHYDTLQILKEAGFRINPHNRLLENVEEVLRFCDDWEPNRDGLDYEVDGIVVKIDSFEYREVLGETTSVPRWAIAYKYPARQATTVVDEIKWSVGRTGVVTPIAILKPVSLSGSTIGRATLHNADEIKRLDVREGDTVIIEKGGEVIPKVVKVVAEKRPRKSKPARTPAKCPICSSPLARYEGEAAIRCENVSCPMQVRRRIEYFACRSAMDITGLGTVVVDQLVSAGLVKDYGDLYSLKAEQIESLERMGKKSAPNLISAISDSKERPFDRVLFALGIRQVGFHAARLLASRFSSIAELARSTAEEISSIGGIGPIIAESVVKFFQDEANLKVIGKLRRAGLKLSQKRKRKGRLPLKNKTFVLTGALSRYTREQAGDLIVSLGGKLSASVSRKTDYCVAGENPGSKLDKAKALGVKIVDEEEFKRLTKKS, encoded by the coding sequence ATCGTGTCCAAAAAGGATCTACAGAAGAAGGCAGAGGAGCTGCGCAGGCAGATAAACTACCATGACTACCGGTACTACGTCCTCAATGACCCGGTGATCAGCGATGTTGAATATGATACACTGATGAGGGAGTTGAAAGAGCTGGAGAAGAACCAGCCCGAGCTGATCACTCCAGATTCACCAACTCAGAGGGTGGGTGGCCAGCCGACAGAGGGGTTCCCTCCTGTTGAGCACAAGGTTCCTATGCTCAGTCTCGACAACACATATTCACACGATGAGTTGAGAGATTTTGACGGGAGGGTGAAGAAAACCCTTGAGAAGGTCTCTTACCGATATGTCGCAGAGCCTAAAGTCGACGGCGTAGCAGTCAGCCTGAAATACGAGAATGGCATCTTTGTTCTTGGTTCGACGAGGGGTAACGGCGTTGTTGGGGACGACATCACAGCCAATCTAAAGACAATAAACTCAATCCCCCTGCACATTCTCACAGATGACAAGGATCTTCTGAACATCGAAGTGAGAGGGGAGGTGTATATATCAAGAGCAGGTTTTCAGAGACTGAACGCTGAGAGAGAAGAAGAGGGCCAGAACCTCTTTGCCAATCCAAGAAACGCTGCCGCTGGTTCACTGAAACAGCTCAATCCGAGAATCGTGGCGAAGCGCCGCCTGAACATTTTTGTACATTCTATCGCCAAACCTCCTTCTGAAAGATTTGGAAGCCACTATGACACGCTCCAGATATTGAAGGAAGCGGGATTCAGGATAAATCCTCACAACAGGCTATTAGAGAACGTAGAAGAGGTCTTGCGGTTCTGCGATGATTGGGAGCCCAACAGGGACGGCCTTGATTATGAGGTGGACGGGATAGTCGTTAAGATTGACTCATTCGAGTACCGGGAGGTACTGGGGGAAACGACCAGCGTTCCAAGATGGGCGATCGCCTATAAGTATCCTGCACGGCAGGCGACAACCGTAGTGGATGAGATTAAGTGGTCTGTGGGGAGGACAGGAGTGGTCACACCCATTGCAATTCTGAAACCTGTCTCCCTTTCGGGGTCAACCATAGGCAGGGCAACCTTGCACAACGCAGATGAGATAAAGAGGTTGGACGTCAGGGAAGGTGATACGGTAATCATTGAGAAGGGTGGGGAAGTCATACCGAAGGTGGTGAAGGTTGTGGCAGAAAAGAGGCCCAGGAAATCGAAGCCTGCCAGAACACCCGCCAAGTGTCCCATCTGCAGTTCGCCTCTGGCAAGATATGAGGGTGAAGCGGCCATTAGGTGCGAAAACGTCTCATGCCCCATGCAGGTACGCAGGAGAATCGAGTATTTTGCATGCCGGAGTGCGATGGACATTACGGGCCTTGGCACGGTGGTCGTTGACCAGCTTGTGAGCGCAGGACTGGTCAAAGACTACGGTGACCTCTACTCTCTCAAAGCAGAACAGATAGAGTCATTGGAAAGAATGGGAAAGAAATCTGCACCGAATCTCATAAGTGCGATAAGCGACTCGAAAGAGAGACCTTTTGACAGAGTACTCTTTGCACTTGGGATAAGGCAGGTGGGCTTTCATGCTGCCAGACTTCTGGCTTCCAGGTTCTCATCAATTGCCGAGCTTGCCAGGTCGACAGCAGAGGAGATCTCATCCATAGGAGGCATCGGACCAATAATTGCCGAGTCTGTGGTCAAGTTCTTTCAGGATGAAGCGAACCTGAAAGTGATTGGAAAGTTGAGAAGGGCTGGACTGAAGCTTTCTCAGAAGAGAAAGAGAAAGGGGCGGCTGCCGCTCAAGAACAAGACATTCGTTTTGACCGGGGCATTGTCCAGGTACACTCGGGAGCAGGCTGGGGATCTGATAGTATCCCTGGGTGGAAAGCTCTCTGCGAGCGTTTCGAGAAAGACCGACTATTGTGTTGCAGGCGAGAATCCAGGGTCCAAGCTGGATAAGGCAAAAGCCCTTGGCGTAAAGATAGTTGATGAGGAGGAGTTCAAGAGATTAACAAAAAAGAGTTAG